GACGGCACTATCCTGAGCGGCGGCTCCCCGATGAACCCCAAGACCCTCAAGGAGTTCCGAGAGTTTAACGAGCCGGACACCAACCCAAAGGCAGTCATGGGGGCGCGCCTCGGGACCATCACAGAGATTGGCCTGAAGCTGGGTCGATCCAATAACGAGGACATCAGAGGAGTTGCTCGGGGTCTCTTCAGGTCCTCCACTGGATACCAAGACGGCTCTGGTGGTAAGTACGCTGCGACCTCTTCGGACATCGTTGAGCGCCTACGGGCACAGGACAACGTGGCTCACAACAAGCTCAAGGGTCTCATCGACACGGCCCTGGATGACCCCTTCTGGAGAACCCAGGGAGGGTCCACTGAGGCCAAGCTGGAGGCCCTGAGCCGAAAGGTAGTGGAACACATGGAGGCAGCTACCCACGGGTCCACAACGTCCCGCCTGACTGCCTCTGAGAAGGCCCTGATGGACACCTTGAGAGGCCACATGGAAAGGAAGTGGTCCTACATCGACAACCCTGGGCAGTTCGGCAACATGGACGCCAGGAGTCTGTTGGACTCAACGAACCACGCAGGGACTTACTACCCGGTCCGCTACAGCTCCGCAGCGAAACACGCGATGATTCAACGCCTGGGTAGTCCTGAGGAACTCCAGGAGGCCATCGCTTCGTCCATGCTCTCGAGCTACGCAGCACGGCCCACGGTTCGCGCTCGGGTAGACAAGATGATCCTGGACAAGCTGAAAGCCGAAGGGATCGAGAAGCCAACCCCTCAGGCCATCCGTGAGGCAGTCGAGAAGTACGCACGGGACAAAGCCTATGGCATCTCGCATACCGACCAGTTCCACCGCAGCAGCATCCTGGAGGACAACCTGAGGGACGGTGTGGGTGTAGAGAACAACTCCTACCTGGAGGCTCGCCACCTGTTCGATTCTGACATGAAGGTCACCCTCCCGGACGGCACAGGGTTCGCCCTTAATGACCTCCGTGAGTTCAACGCCATGCGTGTGGTCCCTCAGTACGACCGAAGGGTCAACGGTGACGTTGCTCTCATGGGAGGCACAGGGAAGTCCACGGCTGAGTTGAGGGAGCTGGCCACCAAGTTGCACCAGTCGGCCAACCCAGATGAACTGTCAGAGGCCAAGGCCCTCATGGATGCCCTGAAGCTGTTCACTGGACGCTCCCGTCGCAATGACATTGAGAATGGCTTCGAGGCCATGCTCCGATCCATGATGGACGTAGGGTTCATGACGAAGAACGCCTTCATGGGCGTCCAGAACTTCACTGAGATGGCGTCCTTGGTGGTTAAGGGTCACCTCAAGATGCTTACCCACGGTATCCCGGTCCTCAAGCGCCTCACCACGGCAGGGACCAAGCTGTCCCCAGACGACATCAAGACCCTCCACGGGACTGTCTTCGGTAGAGAGATTGATGACCTTATTCGGCCAACCCGGCAGGACATCATCGACAAGCTGAGGGAGTCCGATGGTCTGGGCTCTGGGGGTATCTCCTCGGCTGTCATCGGGACCATTAAGCACACCACCGGGGAGCTGTCCGCTCGGTCGCCCTTCACGTACATCCTGAGGGAGACCAGCAATTACCTGATGGATGCAGGCCGCCAGGGTGTCATTGCTGACTTAGCTGATAACGTCCTCAACGGGACCCAGGGGAAGCTGTTCACTCCTGAGCGTCTCCGGTCGGCAAGCATTACAGATGCCCAGATGGACGGCATCAAGGACCTCATCAAGGCTCACTTCAAGCGGGACGCGAAGGGCAAGTGGTCTCTCCAGGACCCTGAGGGTCTGGCGAGCGATCCCCGTTCGATGGACCTGTGGCGACTGGGTGACCGGGTGGCTGACGAGACAATCCTCAGGCCCCACAAGATGTCCCTCCAGACCAGCAAACAGGTCAGCGCCTACCTTGCGGCGCCCCTTCAGTTCAAGATGTTTGTACTGAGAAGCCTTAACTCCAGGGTGGTGCGGGGCTGGATGGAGGCCACGAAGAACCGGCAGGTGCTGGACCAAGTGATGCAGTCCATAGTTTCCATTGGGCTGGCCACAGGGTTCTATGCTGGGCAGCAACAGCTGAAGGCTTACGGTCTCCCTGAGCGGGAACGCCAGGATTACCTAAAGCGGTCCCTCAACTTGGAACACTTGGCCTACGCGGCTCTGTCCAGAAGCTCCCACCTGGGGTCTCCCGTAGGTGTCGCAGGCTACATTGCGGCTCCCTTGGGTGTCGATATGGCAGCGACTGTAAGGACCTCTATTCTCCCGAGAGGGGCCAAGGAGGAGCGGCCCGACCGTCCGATCAAGTGGGGGCCTCTGGGTTCCCCGGTGGTCCAGGATGGCATCTCAGGACTGGCCGAACAGGTCCCGTCTATGAACGTCCCTGGGAGCATCTTCCAGGTCGCACACTCGGCGGCACACCTCGCAGCTGATGGCCGTGGCATGGATGCCCAGGGATACCGGACCGGCCTCTGGAACGGCCTGAAGCACTTCGTCCCGAACGATCCCCTATCGCAGAACCTCATGTTGCGCCTCGCTGAGGCTCATGGTGTGGATCGCTCCCGATAGGGGCAGAAGTCCCGCTAATAGGGACATGGTGCTAACCCACTGTGTCCCTCAACACAACGCAACCGAGGTAACACATCATGCAATTCACTAAGCAATCCTTTATGGGCATCGAGCTGGACATTCTCACGGGTCACCCTGAGCATGACATTCTGTTTATCGCTACCCAGGTAGCCCGAGCGGCTGGGCTGAAGAACCCTAAATCCACACGGCTCAGCGCCATGAAAACCTTGGAAGGAAAGGGCTTTCTTCAGCTCAACTCTTTGGAATCCAAAGTACAAGATTTTGATACTTTGAACCCGAACATCGGCACCAACCGCTGGAGGGACCTATGGATGGTATCTGAAAGCTCCGCTTACCAGATGCTCCTGAGGGGCCACGCTCCGGCCTCTGAGCCCTTCCGCAAGTGGGTCACTGAGATAGTCCTCCCGTCTATCCGCAAGACCGGGAGCTTTAACGTCAACGAGGCCCATGACGAAACCTCAAGGCAATACGCTGGGGAACTGGCGGCGCTACACGCTGAGGTCGCAGGACTCAAGGCAATGGTCCAACAGCTTCTCGATAGGCCCTCAGGGAGCCTGGAGGTGCCCGTGGTTAGCCCTTATGAGGGAACCACTATGGTGGCCCTTTCGGATGGCCTTGTGTTCAATAAGCACACCTACAGGGAGGTTGGGGAAACCATAGGGCTGAGGCGGTAGGCGTTATCGCGAAGATGAAACAAGCTTTGGTCGAAGCTTTCGGTGACAATGGCAGAACACCATCTCTGTCGCGAGTGAACTCTCATGAACCGTAACAATTCAGTTGATACCGTTTTAAGACTCCCTTTGACTTTCGTTACGCGTGTCTCTTATATCGTCCCGTGGCTACTGTCGATGCCTTTGACAGGAATGCTTTTTGGCTGGCACATGGGGAGGTTCACCGTACTCGGATATGCATCAGCCATTTTCGACAACTCGTGGAGCGTTTGGTATGAACCAGCCCTGATCGTCGCCGTTAATTTAGCGGTCTTCTGTCTGCTATCGTGGATTTGGTATCAAATGCTACGTGTCTTCATGTTTTTCTATCTAAAGGCAGTCATGGGGAAGAACTCGCTTGGACTGGATAGAGCAACTAACGGACCAACCTGAGCACGACATCCTGCTCATCGCGAAGCCACGGGCCTCCTCTGGAGCCTTAGTGTCAAGTGGTATTTAAAACCCCTCACTATTAGAGAGAGACAACCTCCCTCATGTTTTCTTTTCGACTTCCCTGTTCGTTGGTGGCCACAAGCTACCGACAAGAGGGTGACCCTATATATCCAATGGAATGGCCCGCCGC
Above is a genomic segment from Halopseudomonas litoralis containing:
- a CDS encoding transglycosylase SLT domain-containing protein, translated to MSNDQYAVIKSQGGPFDDLIKQSADTHGVSYDLLHKQLFMESSFNPTAVSPTGPRGLGQFTRATGRAYGLVSDEDFFDPAESIEAAARHMKDNLRAAGGDELKALLMYNQGAGKLGRPQLEAYDRGDLNGVSEEGRNYLKNMLDVAQTGNKESFMKYTSPKTAIGFEAPAGLSDETSGAQPWASPFTGTSLEFEGKDVPGKATSFAENLMETTGKTEDTDGKGLFEGTGQAIKDELKMSPLGVAIRAAAINDEADFSETISMLLDLINDPLDKGVMEDWTEDDFDKVRSSGLDPQFYDVVLRGRKENFESNLALAKQNQELARETAQAGLGAQLVGGAASIVGDPWTLINPARGAGSGIAGRLAGGAVAGAALGGLSESTSARISGREEHLGTAIAGGAAFGGLLNGLLGPRLGTAGPNREGVQRGYSEDWINDAGMRGDIDDEMLESILSRHGEAGLQNRMIEWDDDMLPTESRLFDMDDIDVEGILSRHGERGPQADGNNATIEDILARHGEAGEANTFAGDFMRLEAREKARLAGDEEDPTRMPYNDDDVWHEDGAVPYMDVPFDPSAVRLPDGTILSGGSPMNPKTLKEFREFNEPDTNPKAVMGARLGTITEIGLKLGRSNNEDIRGVARGLFRSSTGYQDGSGGKYAATSSDIVERLRAQDNVAHNKLKGLIDTALDDPFWRTQGGSTEAKLEALSRKVVEHMEAATHGSTTSRLTASEKALMDTLRGHMERKWSYIDNPGQFGNMDARSLLDSTNHAGTYYPVRYSSAAKHAMIQRLGSPEELQEAIASSMLSSYAARPTVRARVDKMILDKLKAEGIEKPTPQAIREAVEKYARDKAYGISHTDQFHRSSILEDNLRDGVGVENNSYLEARHLFDSDMKVTLPDGTGFALNDLREFNAMRVVPQYDRRVNGDVALMGGTGKSTAELRELATKLHQSANPDELSEAKALMDALKLFTGRSRRNDIENGFEAMLRSMMDVGFMTKNAFMGVQNFTEMASLVVKGHLKMLTHGIPVLKRLTTAGTKLSPDDIKTLHGTVFGREIDDLIRPTRQDIIDKLRESDGLGSGGISSAVIGTIKHTTGELSARSPFTYILRETSNYLMDAGRQGVIADLADNVLNGTQGKLFTPERLRSASITDAQMDGIKDLIKAHFKRDAKGKWSLQDPEGLASDPRSMDLWRLGDRVADETILRPHKMSLQTSKQVSAYLAAPLQFKMFVLRSLNSRVVRGWMEATKNRQVLDQVMQSIVSIGLATGFYAGQQQLKAYGLPERERQDYLKRSLNLEHLAYAALSRSSHLGSPVGVAGYIAAPLGVDMAATVRTSILPRGAKEERPDRPIKWGPLGSPVVQDGISGLAEQVPSMNVPGSIFQVAHSAAHLAADGRGMDAQGYRTGLWNGLKHFVPNDPLSQNLMLRLAEAHGVDRSR
- a CDS encoding BRO-N domain-containing protein, giving the protein MQFTKQSFMGIELDILTGHPEHDILFIATQVARAAGLKNPKSTRLSAMKTLEGKGFLQLNSLESKVQDFDTLNPNIGTNRWRDLWMVSESSAYQMLLRGHAPASEPFRKWVTEIVLPSIRKTGSFNVNEAHDETSRQYAGELAALHAEVAGLKAMVQQLLDRPSGSLEVPVVSPYEGTTMVALSDGLVFNKHTYREVGETIGLRR